In one window of Acidobacteriota bacterium DNA:
- a CDS encoding TonB-dependent receptor, producing MVHRFQWARLRACALLVALGMLVVPTLARAQATRGTLLGTVTDTSGAPAPGTTVTITDVGTNIVTSSVTNEAGNYTFPNLRDGLYRVEGELSGFKKVIRENVKVDVNTTIRVDLRLEPGDLSETISVTAETPALQTDRTDTGRIIEGEQIAAMPLGFGRNFQGMLATVPGASRPFRPHSEFFNSQDSLSSNVNGQSRLANNVMIEGIDNNHKTGLLTVLIPSAEALETVSVTTSNYDAEFGRAGGAVTNVTLKSGTNQYKGSGFWFGDSDETRATNAFVDRANLPKERQKPETLYNQFGFTLGGPIMRNRLFFFGDYIRTNDDLGRVNRYVVPTAAQRAGNFSGSAVPIYDPATGDAATGAGRTAFAGNVIPADRISPIAQRIMQSIPLPNIAGVAEGQINYQDTTIRKRRTDGFDVKLNYQATEKDQFSARYSFQRPTAEEPGNYPNNMGGPYQGGFVGSGTNTTYSVAGNWTRTWTNTLVADIRAGVSKYRNKAVTVANGLTTAADIGIPGVNLDEFTSGMTAININNGISNPMVGFVNSLPWDRGETTVDLSTTVTKLWGNHTVKVGGTYRHNRDFLLQTQDQGGSRGYFTFNAAQTGSPANAASQANINNAIAAFLLDRPNVAGRDLAVIPEPGTTHSAVFTFIHDKWQVTPKLTLDLGLRHEYYTPLVGIQKQGGLSNYDPNTNSLLISGYGSIPDDLGVKKNFRNFNPRLGVSYRIDDRTVVRGGYGMSTAPFGDNSYAFNFPVKQNNQFNAPNGFVTPAGVSMANGFPAPVVADIPSSGIIDAGADSRLRNAAYFHIPNNLREGQIHSWNVAFQREIGYNFTVDIAYVGNHGQDIIQRLDLNAGYVLGADNAGRPQFAQYGRTSSVTTFLPYETDYNSLQIKVDRRFKNNFLVTNSYTLGKGVSYDGGDSNGTISTPADISRSWGRTSNDRRHTFVSSFVYGLPIQREGVLGWILNGWQVSGLFTAQSGTAVDITMANALLRAPSNTQRPDLAGDPKKLGGIGGGQTWFDTTAFSAPANNTFGNLTRNGAGIDGPGYINLDGSLVKRFNFGARYGEFRVDAFNVTNSLHANNPNGTFGGPVFGQITGSYGERIVRFGLRFIF from the coding sequence CGACGCGCGGCACGCTGCTCGGCACGGTCACAGACACGTCCGGGGCACCTGCGCCGGGCACCACGGTCACCATCACCGACGTCGGCACGAACATCGTGACCAGCAGCGTCACCAACGAGGCGGGCAACTACACGTTCCCGAACCTCAGGGACGGGCTGTACCGGGTGGAAGGTGAGCTCAGCGGCTTCAAGAAGGTCATCCGCGAGAACGTCAAGGTGGACGTCAACACCACGATCCGCGTCGACCTGAGACTCGAGCCCGGCGATCTGTCGGAGACGATCAGCGTCACGGCCGAGACGCCCGCGCTGCAAACGGATCGGACCGACACGGGCCGCATCATCGAGGGCGAACAGATTGCCGCGATGCCGCTCGGCTTCGGCCGCAACTTCCAGGGCATGCTCGCCACGGTGCCTGGCGCCTCCCGCCCCTTCAGGCCGCATTCGGAGTTCTTCAATTCGCAGGATTCGCTGTCGAGCAACGTCAACGGTCAGTCGCGTCTGGCCAACAACGTGATGATCGAGGGCATCGACAACAACCACAAGACCGGCCTGCTCACGGTGCTCATCCCGTCGGCCGAAGCGCTCGAGACGGTGAGCGTCACGACGAGCAACTACGACGCGGAGTTCGGGCGCGCCGGTGGTGCCGTCACCAACGTCACGCTGAAGTCGGGCACGAACCAGTACAAGGGGTCCGGGTTCTGGTTCGGCGACAGCGACGAGACACGCGCCACCAACGCATTCGTCGATCGCGCGAACCTGCCGAAGGAGCGCCAGAAGCCCGAGACGCTGTACAACCAGTTCGGGTTCACGCTCGGCGGCCCGATCATGCGCAACCGTCTCTTCTTCTTCGGCGACTACATCAGGACCAACGACGACCTCGGGCGCGTCAACCGTTACGTCGTGCCCACGGCCGCGCAGCGCGCGGGCAACTTCAGTGGGTCGGCCGTGCCGATTTACGATCCGGCCACGGGCGATGCTGCGACGGGGGCCGGTCGCACGGCGTTTGCCGGCAACGTGATTCCGGCCGATCGCATCAGCCCGATCGCGCAGCGCATCATGCAGAGCATCCCGCTGCCCAACATCGCCGGCGTGGCCGAAGGGCAGATCAACTATCAGGACACGACGATTCGCAAGCGCCGCACCGACGGCTTCGACGTGAAACTGAACTACCAGGCGACCGAGAAGGACCAGTTCTCCGCGCGGTACAGCTTCCAGCGGCCGACGGCGGAAGAGCCCGGGAACTATCCCAACAACATGGGCGGTCCGTATCAGGGTGGCTTTGTCGGCAGCGGCACGAACACGACATACAGCGTGGCCGGCAACTGGACGCGCACGTGGACCAACACGCTCGTGGCCGACATCCGCGCGGGGGTCAGCAAGTACCGCAACAAGGCGGTCACCGTGGCCAACGGCCTGACGACGGCGGCCGACATCGGCATCCCCGGTGTGAATCTGGATGAGTTCACGAGCGGCATGACCGCGATCAACATCAACAACGGGATCTCCAACCCGATGGTCGGCTTCGTGAACTCGCTGCCCTGGGATCGTGGTGAGACTACCGTGGACCTCTCGACGACGGTGACCAAGCTGTGGGGCAACCACACGGTGAAGGTGGGCGGTACGTACCGGCACAACCGCGACTTCCTGCTCCAGACCCAGGACCAGGGCGGCTCGCGCGGCTACTTCACGTTCAACGCCGCGCAGACGGGCAGCCCGGCCAATGCGGCGTCACAGGCCAACATCAACAATGCGATCGCGGCGTTCCTCCTCGACCGGCCGAACGTGGCGGGGCGCGACCTCGCCGTCATCCCGGAGCCCGGCACGACGCACTCGGCGGTCTTCACGTTCATCCACGACAAGTGGCAGGTCACGCCGAAGCTGACGCTGGACCTCGGTCTCCGCCACGAGTACTACACACCGCTGGTCGGCATCCAGAAGCAGGGCGGCCTGTCCAACTACGACCCGAACACGAACTCGCTGCTGATCTCGGGGTACGGGAGCATTCCGGACGACCTCGGCGTCAAGAAGAACTTCCGCAACTTCAATCCCCGGCTCGGCGTGTCCTACCGCATCGACGACAGGACCGTCGTTCGCGGCGGATACGGCATGAGCACGGCGCCGTTCGGCGACAACAGCTACGCGTTCAACTTCCCGGTGAAGCAGAACAACCAGTTCAACGCACCGAACGGCTTCGTGACGCCGGCCGGTGTGTCCATGGCCAACGGCTTCCCGGCGCCGGTCGTCGCAGACATCCCTAGCAGTGGCATCATCGATGCCGGTGCGGATTCGCGCTTGCGCAACGCCGCCTACTTCCACATCCCGAACAACCTGAGGGAAGGGCAGATCCACTCGTGGAACGTCGCGTTCCAGCGCGAGATCGGCTACAACTTCACGGTCGACATCGCGTACGTCGGCAATCACGGGCAGGACATCATCCAGCGCCTGGACCTCAACGCGGGCTACGTGCTCGGCGCCGACAACGCCGGTCGGCCCCAGTTCGCACAGTACGGCCGCACATCGTCGGTGACCACGTTCCTGCCGTACGAGACCGACTACAACTCGCTGCAGATCAAGGTCGACCGCCGGTTCAAGAACAACTTCCTCGTCACCAACTCGTACACGCTCGGCAAGGGCGTGAGCTACGACGGCGGCGACTCCAACGGCACCATCAGTACGCCGGCCGACATCTCCCGCAGCTGGGGTCGCACGTCAAACGACCGCCGGCACACGTTCGTGAGCAGCTTCGTGTACGGCCTGCCGATCCAGCGCGAGGGCGTGCTGGGCTGGATCCTCAATGGCTGGCAGGTGTCTGGCCTCTTCACGGCGCAGTCGGGGACGGCGGTCGACATCACGATGGCCAACGCGCTGCTGCGCGCGCCGAGCAACACGCAGCGGCCAGACCTGGCCGGCGATCCGAAGAAGCTCGGCGGCATCGGTGGCGGGCAGACGTGGTTCGATACGACCGCCTTCTCGGCGCCGGCCAACAACACGTTCGGGAATCTGACACGCAATGGCGCCGGCATCGACGGGCCCGGCTACATCAATCTGGACGGCTCGCTCGTGAAGCGCTTCAACTTCGGCGCGCGGTACGGGGAATTCCGCGTCGACGCGTTCAACGTGACCAACTCGCTCCACGCCAACAACCCGAACGGCACGTTCGGCGGTCCCGTCTTCGGCCAGATCAC